One Dialister invisus DSM 15470 genomic region harbors:
- a CDS encoding hemolysin family protein, with protein MDDGHIWFELFIIVLLVLGNAVCSLAEIAIVGARKTKLQELADEGKRGAAQALKLTGRKEELFSTIQVGITTISIVTGMFSGASLAGPLADFLGGIPIAGAFLAPLSMFFVMALVTYFALIIGELAPKWIAIAEPEKAACLIARPMILFSNLCKPLVVFSTWSTKLVVEMLGVRMGGETPVSEEEIRVLLHQGAQLGTIDKKEPEMIENVFSLNDLTASDTMTPRPQLVWIDLEDTEENIWEDINHSTHFRLPVGNGSLDDFKGLADMSEVLRDQHRNPGKSIKASIMDSAYRPLLIPETLILTKVLALFKDRVVHEAVVIDEYGTLTGLVTLHDVLEEIVGDMPGDKEDMLEAQNKFIRRTENSWLVEGLCTIDEFREYFHIEEELPGEAEDDYKTLGGFITYLFGYIPKETEKISFGRFTFEVMDCDNRRVDKVLVTEGEG; from the coding sequence ATGGACGACGGCCATATATGGTTTGAATTATTTATTATTGTTCTGCTTGTCTTGGGAAATGCCGTGTGTTCATTGGCGGAAATAGCCATTGTGGGAGCGAGGAAGACGAAGCTGCAGGAGCTGGCGGATGAGGGGAAGCGTGGCGCGGCACAGGCGCTGAAGCTGACCGGACGTAAAGAGGAGCTGTTCTCTACCATCCAGGTGGGGATTACCACCATCAGCATCGTGACGGGTATGTTCTCCGGCGCCTCTCTGGCAGGCCCTCTTGCTGATTTTCTTGGCGGCATTCCTATAGCCGGCGCTTTCCTGGCACCTTTGAGCATGTTCTTTGTCATGGCGCTGGTGACGTATTTTGCTTTGATTATCGGGGAGCTGGCACCGAAGTGGATCGCCATTGCGGAACCGGAGAAAGCAGCGTGCCTCATCGCCCGTCCCATGATTTTATTTTCCAACCTGTGCAAGCCTCTTGTGGTATTCAGCACGTGGTCAACGAAGCTTGTGGTGGAGATGCTCGGCGTCCGCATGGGGGGCGAAACGCCCGTATCGGAAGAGGAAATACGTGTCCTTCTCCATCAGGGGGCGCAGCTCGGCACGATTGACAAAAAAGAACCGGAAATGATTGAGAATGTTTTTTCTCTGAATGATCTCACTGCGTCGGATACTATGACCCCGCGGCCGCAGCTTGTATGGATTGATCTGGAGGATACGGAGGAAAATATCTGGGAGGATATTAATCATTCCACCCACTTCCGTCTTCCCGTGGGAAACGGATCCCTTGATGATTTCAAAGGTCTTGCCGATATGAGCGAAGTGCTCCGCGACCAGCACCGGAATCCCGGCAAGTCTATCAAAGCGTCCATCATGGACTCGGCTTACCGTCCGCTCCTGATTCCGGAAACACTTATATTGACAAAAGTTCTTGCCCTGTTCAAAGACCGGGTGGTCCACGAAGCGGTGGTCATTGATGAATACGGCACCCTGACGGGACTGGTCACGCTCCATGATGTTTTGGAAGAAATCGTGGGGGACATGCCCGGCGACAAGGAAGACATGCTGGAGGCGCAAAATAAGTTTATCCGCCGCACGGAAAATTCCTGGCTGGTGGAAGGACTGTGCACCATTGATGAGTTCAGGGAGTATTTCCATATCGAAGAAGAACTTCCGGGAGAAGCGGAAGATGACTACAAGACGCTTGGCGGGTTTATCACGTACCTGTTCGGCTATATTCCGAAAGAAACGGAAAAAATTTCCTTCGGCCGTTTTACCTTTGAAGTGATGGACTGCGACAACCGCAGAGTTGATAAAGTATTAGTTACGGAAGGGGAAGGATAG
- a CDS encoding ABC transporter permease, protein MQKTWRSHLLVSYALAVLAFLYLPILILALYSFNDSRMNAVWAGFTFKWYAQLFNNRHVAEALANTLVIGFISTAVSTILGTTAALALHKYRYKWQGLLNGLIYLPILIPEIVMGLSLLVLFSQIHLSLGRTSIILAHITFCLSFVVITVGARLDGLKQEYEEAAGDLYARPWQCFRYITLPLIMPGITAGALIAFTLSIDDFIISFFAAGPNSTTLPLYIYAMVKRGISPEINALSTLMIAAEIALVLLADFFQIRQAGTGRKKELPDDRQ, encoded by the coding sequence ATGCAGAAAACATGGCGTAGCCATCTCCTTGTTTCTTACGCTTTGGCGGTGCTGGCTTTCCTTTATCTGCCTATCCTTATCCTGGCGCTGTATTCCTTCAATGACTCCCGCATGAATGCTGTGTGGGCAGGCTTCACGTTCAAATGGTACGCCCAGCTTTTTAATAACCGCCATGTGGCAGAGGCGCTCGCCAATACGCTCGTCATCGGATTCATTTCCACGGCGGTGTCCACCATTCTCGGTACGACCGCGGCGCTCGCCCTTCACAAATACCGTTATAAATGGCAGGGACTCCTGAACGGCCTTATCTACCTTCCTATCCTCATTCCCGAAATCGTCATGGGACTTTCCCTTCTTGTCCTCTTTTCTCAGATCCATTTATCGCTGGGACGGACAAGCATCATCCTCGCCCATATCACCTTCTGCCTGTCCTTCGTGGTCATCACAGTGGGCGCGCGGCTTGACGGGCTGAAGCAGGAATACGAAGAAGCCGCCGGCGATTTGTATGCCCGTCCGTGGCAGTGCTTCCGCTACATCACGCTTCCCCTCATCATGCCGGGAATCACTGCGGGCGCGCTCATCGCTTTCACACTGTCCATCGATGACTTCATCATCAGCTTCTTCGCAGCCGGACCGAATTCGACAACTCTCCCGCTTTACATCTACGCCATGGTGAAGCGAGGGATTTCTCCGGAAATCAATGCCCTTTCCACCCTCATGATCGCCGCTGAAATCGCGCTCGTCCTTCTGGCGGATTTTTTTCAGATCCGGCAGGCGGGAACCGGCAGAAAAAAAGAACTGCCCGATGACCGGCAGTAA
- a CDS encoding ABC transporter substrate-binding protein translates to MEFSIRNRKVWFVFLLLCIALFLLSGCEMKKMGGDAASKESYVVTDAFDNQVTIPHKPKKILGTDSAIDTMLLGVVEPSRLAACFIADKDPGMSYIADEVKDIKPEIPLNGISMEILTKISPDLIVASSYTRQKELDMWRSLGYPVVMIDGPTSIAQAEKDIRIIAAAVGETERGEKVVAEMERQLKEVDSTLSARNLPLQTGLLVSQMSRYGGPGSMYHELLTRAGIKNALAEVGVANGQLLSQELIVKSDPDFFFVSADRESDETGAGKFRDSFLANPAIQNMRAYHRVIPLEDRYIYASSQNCVYAVKAMANAAYGPLFDMSGEKQIKGY, encoded by the coding sequence ATGGAATTCAGTATAAGAAACAGAAAAGTATGGTTCGTTTTCCTGCTTCTCTGTATAGCCCTCTTCCTTTTGAGCGGCTGCGAAATGAAAAAGATGGGCGGCGATGCCGCGTCGAAGGAAAGTTATGTCGTCACTGACGCGTTTGACAATCAGGTGACTATTCCCCACAAACCGAAAAAGATCCTCGGCACGGACTCTGCTATCGATACGATGCTTCTTGGCGTTGTCGAACCGTCACGGCTGGCGGCGTGCTTCATCGCGGATAAAGATCCCGGCATGTCCTATATCGCGGACGAGGTGAAGGATATCAAGCCGGAGATTCCCCTGAACGGGATTTCTATGGAAATATTGACAAAAATAAGTCCCGATCTTATCGTGGCGTCATCTTATACGAGGCAGAAGGAACTGGATATGTGGCGCAGCCTCGGCTATCCTGTCGTCATGATCGACGGCCCGACGTCCATCGCCCAGGCAGAAAAGGATATACGCATCATCGCGGCTGCCGTGGGGGAAACGGAGCGGGGAGAAAAGGTGGTCGCCGAAATGGAACGGCAGTTAAAAGAGGTGGACAGTACACTTTCTGCAAGGAATCTTCCGCTCCAGACAGGACTTCTTGTTTCCCAAATGAGCCGTTACGGCGGACCGGGTTCCATGTACCATGAACTGCTGACAAGGGCGGGAATCAAAAACGCCCTTGCCGAAGTGGGCGTAGCCAACGGGCAGCTTTTGTCGCAGGAGCTGATTGTCAAATCGGATCCGGATTTCTTCTTTGTTTCTGCTGACAGGGAATCGGATGAAACGGGAGCGGGGAAATTCAGGGACAGTTTTTTGGCAAATCCCGCCATTCAGAATATGCGTGCTTACCATCGTGTCATTCCCCTGGAGGACCGGTATATCTATGCGTCGTCTCAGAACTGCGTCTATGCGGTGAAAGCGATGGCAAACGCCGCTTACGGCCCCCTTTTTGATATGAGCGGGGAAAAACAGATTAAAGGATATTGA
- the uraA gene encoding uracil permease codes for MEKRIIEVEERLPLLPTIPLSLQHLFAMFGSTVLVPFLLHVDPATCLFMNGVGTLLYLFICKWKLPAYLGSSFAFISPVLAVTATEGMTYADAQSGFICFGLSFMILALLVKKIGTSWIDVLFPPAAMGSIVAIIGLELAPLAMSMSGFSGEAQGMTNAMAVMISMFTLIVTILATVLGRGFISIIPILIGVIAGYILSIIMGVVDFSNVAAKEWFAVPTFYSPRFNFSAVMMIMPALFVVFAEHLGHLFVTSDIVGRDLIKDPGLHRSLFADGLSNMISGFAGSTPNTTYGENMGVMAMTGVYSTWVIGGAAVFAIIFSFIGKVAAVIHAIPTPVMGGVCILLFGFIASSGIRMLIEKKVDYTKSRNLILTAVTMISGLSGATVTLGPVQLKGMGLATIVAMILSLSFLIFDRLHLSNDKK; via the coding sequence ATGGAAAAAAGAATTATCGAAGTGGAAGAAAGACTGCCTTTGCTGCCGACTATACCTCTCAGCCTGCAGCACCTGTTCGCCATGTTCGGCTCGACGGTGCTCGTGCCGTTCCTCCTGCATGTGGATCCGGCGACCTGTCTTTTCATGAACGGCGTGGGCACGCTGCTCTACCTGTTCATCTGCAAATGGAAACTGCCCGCCTATCTCGGTTCCAGTTTCGCTTTCATCTCTCCGGTTCTCGCGGTTACCGCCACAGAGGGTATGACCTATGCCGACGCGCAAAGCGGATTCATCTGCTTCGGCCTGTCTTTCATGATTCTCGCGCTCCTTGTAAAGAAGATAGGGACTTCATGGATTGATGTGCTGTTCCCTCCCGCCGCTATGGGCTCCATCGTCGCCATTATCGGCCTGGAGCTTGCCCCGCTTGCCATGAGCATGTCGGGCTTCTCCGGAGAAGCACAGGGTATGACAAATGCCATGGCTGTCATGATTTCCATGTTTACCCTCATCGTCACCATTCTCGCCACTGTACTGGGCCGCGGATTTATTTCCATTATTCCGATTCTTATCGGCGTCATCGCGGGATATATCCTTTCCATCATCATGGGCGTCGTCGATTTTTCCAATGTAGCCGCGAAAGAATGGTTTGCCGTCCCCACCTTTTATTCGCCCCGCTTTAATTTCAGCGCCGTCATGATGATCATGCCCGCCCTTTTCGTGGTCTTCGCCGAACATCTGGGCCACCTCTTCGTCACCAGCGACATCGTCGGCCGCGACCTCATCAAAGATCCGGGGCTCCACCGCTCCCTCTTTGCCGACGGTTTGTCAAATATGATTTCCGGTTTTGCCGGTTCCACGCCAAATACCACTTACGGTGAAAATATGGGCGTCATGGCCATGACAGGCGTATACAGCACCTGGGTCATCGGCGGCGCGGCAGTCTTCGCCATCATCTTTTCCTTCATCGGCAAAGTGGCCGCTGTCATCCATGCCATCCCCACCCCCGTCATGGGCGGCGTGTGCATTCTCCTCTTCGGTTTCATCGCATCCTCAGGGATCCGCATGCTCATCGAAAAGAAAGTGGACTACACGAAATCAAGAAACCTGATTCTCACCGCCGTCACCATGATTTCCGGACTATCGGGCGCGACCGTTACCCTGGGACCTGTCCAGCTGAAAGGCATGGGACTTGCCACCATCGTTGCCATGATCCTCTCCCTCTCATTCCTGATCTTTGACAGACTTCATCTTTCCAATGACAAGAAATAA
- a CDS encoding SLC13 family permease: MALISLGSLAAAIFLGFFRKMNTGLVCIGFALLLGKLAGIPDKEIIGGFNYSLFLMLLGVTYLFGLAEWNETLKLLTKKITVLAGKRTYLIPVVMYLFATVLSALGPGTIPTTAIMMVFGMTLAVEMKINPAMLAAIIFLGAAGGGMSPLAATGIIGLNLCEEFGLTGIEAPLLVNGVFSSTVYAAVVYIAFGGYKLKSEKALKFSDTASFNRAQIITLLGICTMVGMVMIFKVNVGLASFTAAMALSFFRVSDEGEALKRIPWGTLLLICGVGVLMNVIIVLGGIHLLSASLASIMNAATATAILGVTAGVMSWFSSTSGVVMPTLIPTVPHIIHQMSISVNPVEWVTAISMVSNTAGISPLSTGGALALAAYSSEAGAAAGEMDRLFVKMFGISAIGVVTLSTLAYFGFYRWLL, encoded by the coding sequence ATGGCATTGATTTCACTCGGCTCGCTGGCAGCGGCTATTTTCCTTGGATTTTTCAGAAAAATGAATACGGGGCTTGTCTGTATCGGCTTTGCGCTGCTTCTGGGGAAACTGGCCGGCATTCCGGACAAGGAAATCATCGGCGGATTCAACTATTCCCTTTTCCTCATGCTTCTCGGCGTTACTTACCTGTTCGGACTGGCGGAATGGAACGAGACACTGAAACTTCTTACAAAGAAGATCACCGTTCTGGCAGGGAAACGGACATATCTCATCCCTGTCGTCATGTACCTTTTCGCCACAGTACTGTCCGCGCTGGGGCCGGGTACGATTCCCACCACCGCGATTATGATGGTTTTCGGAATGACACTGGCCGTGGAAATGAAGATCAATCCTGCCATGCTGGCGGCAATCATATTCCTCGGTGCGGCCGGCGGAGGTATGTCGCCTCTTGCAGCGACGGGGATCATCGGACTCAACCTGTGCGAAGAATTCGGACTGACCGGTATCGAAGCGCCTCTGCTGGTGAACGGCGTATTTTCATCCACCGTGTATGCCGCTGTCGTTTACATCGCTTTCGGCGGGTATAAACTGAAATCGGAGAAAGCGCTGAAGTTTTCCGACACCGCTTCCTTTAACAGAGCACAGATCATCACGCTCCTCGGCATCTGCACAATGGTAGGTATGGTAATGATTTTCAAAGTGAATGTGGGACTGGCCAGTTTTACCGCGGCAATGGCACTTTCCTTCTTCCGCGTGTCCGATGAAGGAGAGGCGCTGAAACGGATTCCCTGGGGGACGCTCCTCCTGATCTGCGGCGTAGGGGTACTGATGAATGTGATTATCGTCCTCGGCGGTATCCATCTTCTTTCCGCTTCCCTTGCGTCCATCATGAATGCTGCCACGGCTACTGCCATCCTCGGTGTCACCGCAGGCGTCATGTCATGGTTCTCTTCCACGTCGGGCGTAGTGATGCCCACACTTATTCCCACAGTGCCCCATATTATTCACCAGATGAGCATATCCGTGAATCCGGTGGAATGGGTCACCGCAATTTCCATGGTGTCCAATACGGCAGGGATCAGCCCCCTCTCTACCGGCGGCGCGCTGGCCCTTGCAGCATATTCCTCAGAAGCAGGCGCTGCGGCAGGAGAAATGGATCGTCTCTTTGTGAAAATGTTCGGTATTTCCGCGATCGGTGTCGTTACCCTTTCCACGCTGGCATACTTCGGTTTCTACCGCTGGCTTCTGTAA
- a CDS encoding TetR/AcrR family transcriptional regulator — MPLTKKAERTKAKLTASARKLISERGFDNVSVEEITKDAGVAKGTFYHYFVCKEDVVREFSTRVIEEIFTTAMTMPGGPQEKLTYYFNAILHEADRMGVNLIRQWIRDIMSPRSAEEGAENLREGYRKIYTILKHTKEENRLKEDTPVAFLTKLLLSHLYGALITWCMLGGSFKLSEESNQFVTEEVNAFLYKYMK, encoded by the coding sequence ATGCCTTTAACCAAAAAAGCCGAGCGGACAAAAGCCAAGCTGACCGCTTCCGCCAGAAAACTCATCAGCGAACGGGGATTTGACAACGTTTCCGTCGAAGAAATCACGAAAGATGCCGGTGTGGCAAAAGGCACATTCTACCACTATTTTGTATGCAAGGAAGATGTCGTCCGTGAATTTTCCACCCGAGTCATAGAAGAAATATTTACCACTGCCATGACGATGCCCGGAGGCCCACAGGAAAAACTGACCTATTACTTCAATGCTATTCTCCACGAAGCGGACCGCATGGGTGTAAATCTGATCCGCCAATGGATCCGCGATATCATGTCTCCCCGCTCCGCAGAAGAAGGCGCGGAAAATCTCCGCGAAGGATATCGTAAAATCTATACCATTCTCAAGCACACCAAAGAAGAAAACCGGCTGAAAGAAGATACACCGGTCGCGTTCCTTACGAAACTTCTTCTCTCCCATCTTTACGGTGCGCTCATCACATGGTGCATGCTGGGCGGCTCTTTCAAGCTGAGCGAAGAATCCAACCAGTTCGTCACGGAAGAAGTCAATGCCTTCCTCTATAAATATATGAAATAA
- a CDS encoding CpXC domain-containing protein, which yields MSQSQMQEITCPKCGKKQFFRVWDSINTMEDPPLKEAVRNDEAFSFHCGDCGASAVLHYNFIYHEPAEKLFIVCSADGSDYTAMKETLTAEDNAFKGYTKRIVLSHNAFKEKLLIFDAGFNDKIVEVMKSGIYANVEAHYKDKGIDEIFFATNEEGEHGFLLRGHGEMLAAVEFDKALYDALLEKALETIDALSPADVIIDTEWAQAMVERL from the coding sequence ATGTCACAGTCACAGATGCAGGAAATCACCTGCCCGAAGTGCGGGAAGAAACAATTTTTCCGTGTGTGGGACAGTATCAATACGATGGAAGATCCTCCGCTTAAGGAAGCGGTCAGGAATGATGAAGCCTTTTCTTTTCATTGCGGGGACTGCGGTGCGTCTGCTGTACTGCATTATAATTTCATCTACCATGAACCGGCGGAGAAGCTTTTTATCGTATGCAGCGCTGACGGTTCCGATTACACGGCGATGAAAGAAACACTCACGGCGGAGGACAACGCCTTTAAAGGCTACACGAAACGCATCGTCCTGTCTCACAATGCATTCAAAGAAAAACTATTGATTTTTGACGCGGGATTCAATGACAAGATTGTGGAAGTCATGAAAAGCGGTATTTATGCCAATGTGGAGGCTCATTACAAAGATAAGGGGATTGATGAAATATTTTTTGCCACCAACGAAGAGGGGGAGCACGGATTCCTTCTCCGCGGACATGGAGAAATGCTGGCAGCGGTGGAATTTGACAAAGCCCTGTATGACGCGCTCCTGGAAAAGGCATTGGAAACCATAGACGCCCTTTCGCCTGCGGATGTCATTATTGATACGGAATGGGCGCAGGCAATGGTGGAAAGGCTGTAA
- a CDS encoding GDSL-type esterase/lipase family protein: MMKKCICLLWLLMAVCFCSPAGAETGLYFLSWDMDGDAVCYALEVTTEDGEVLYADDSVWQNEVIFPADIPSEAEEKIFWRVRPFDLYGGPLHGWTEREPFEAVGSFLEREAPLLRPDNHEDRRMKLLYPVYSYVGLPGAKSYEVEVTDSEPENPDGTEPSMYRVWSGTTEIMEIYDDFPRTGVYWWRVRCLDEDGNALGVWSEARRMEMPVDGWETGLFGDSISHGGGRMSFSPSDALYNLGFYLDEPTVNLAQSGDTSRRMAERFEADVLPFRLRYLLIMGGTNSLRGGEDPEEVIGDLRYIGDKCRENGIKPIYLTLAPINPDNIKRYFGEDTAPDWKERFSTVNEWIRTQDHIDTAVLFADMDVLSPEYGADGIHIDWKGKFLMGQLINRELPKFKE; the protein is encoded by the coding sequence ATGATGAAGAAATGCATCTGCCTCTTATGGCTGCTCATGGCCGTATGTTTTTGCAGTCCGGCAGGCGCGGAAACAGGCCTTTACTTTTTATCCTGGGATATGGATGGGGACGCAGTCTGTTATGCGCTGGAAGTCACTACGGAGGACGGAGAAGTTCTCTATGCCGATGATTCCGTCTGGCAGAATGAAGTCATATTTCCGGCGGATATCCCCTCGGAGGCGGAAGAGAAAATTTTCTGGCGTGTGCGGCCTTTCGATTTATACGGCGGGCCTCTCCATGGCTGGACCGAAAGAGAGCCTTTCGAGGCGGTCGGCAGTTTTCTGGAACGGGAAGCGCCTCTTCTCCGTCCGGATAATCACGAGGACCGGCGGATGAAACTGCTCTACCCCGTTTATTCCTATGTGGGGCTTCCCGGCGCAAAATCATATGAAGTGGAAGTGACGGACAGCGAGCCTGAAAATCCTGACGGTACGGAACCGTCCATGTACCGCGTGTGGTCGGGGACGACGGAAATCATGGAGATTTACGATGACTTTCCCCGTACGGGCGTGTACTGGTGGCGGGTACGGTGCCTTGATGAAGACGGAAATGCCCTCGGTGTGTGGAGTGAGGCGCGGAGAATGGAAATGCCTGTTGACGGATGGGAAACGGGGCTCTTCGGCGACAGCATCAGCCACGGCGGAGGACGGATGTCTTTTTCGCCGTCTGATGCGCTGTACAATCTGGGCTTTTATCTTGACGAGCCAACGGTGAACCTGGCACAAAGCGGTGACACGAGCCGGCGGATGGCGGAACGGTTCGAGGCGGATGTGCTTCCTTTCCGCTTAAGATATCTCCTCATCATGGGCGGTACGAACAGTCTCCGCGGAGGAGAAGATCCGGAGGAAGTCATCGGTGATCTGCGATATATCGGCGACAAGTGCAGGGAAAATGGGATCAAGCCGATTTATCTCACTTTGGCACCAATCAATCCTGACAATATTAAACGTTATTTCGGTGAAGACACGGCACCCGATTGGAAAGAGCGCTTTTCTACGGTGAATGAATGGATACGCACGCAGGATCATATCGATACGGCAGTGCTCTTTGCGGATATGGATGTATTATCACCGGAGTACGGCGCAGACGGTATCCACATCGACTGGAAAGGGAAATTCCTGATGGGGCAGCTTATTAACAGGGAACTGCCGAAATTTAAGGAATAA
- a CDS encoding sulfite exporter TauE/SafE family protein, protein MIILELMGLPVFIKMSLFMAAVFISNIVQALTGFAGVMLSIPPTILLYGPDMAKAVINVICWLVCVYLMVKNREYINKKELGRIILFMLIGMAAGIYLYNIVDARILVPVYGLLIVGVALKNLLLKPSGASLPVWVAIPVLLGAGIIHGMFASGGALLVVYLASAFRDKNSFRANVASVWTVLNLVLMFTDYEKGLYNTEFFELLGIGVIPLVIAVYLGNKIHSMINQQMFNRLTYGLLLAAGSMILV, encoded by the coding sequence GTGATTATTTTGGAACTTATGGGGCTTCCTGTATTTATAAAAATGAGTCTCTTCATGGCAGCCGTCTTCATATCGAATATCGTACAGGCACTCACCGGATTTGCCGGTGTCATGCTCTCTATTCCGCCGACAATCCTGCTTTATGGGCCGGACATGGCCAAAGCGGTCATCAATGTGATCTGCTGGCTGGTCTGCGTATACCTTATGGTTAAAAACAGAGAGTACATCAATAAAAAAGAACTGGGACGCATCATTCTCTTCATGCTTATCGGCATGGCGGCCGGTATTTATCTCTACAATATTGTGGACGCCCGCATTCTTGTGCCTGTGTACGGACTTCTCATTGTCGGCGTGGCGCTCAAAAATCTTCTCCTAAAACCGTCCGGTGCATCCCTTCCTGTCTGGGTTGCCATTCCTGTCCTTCTCGGCGCGGGCATCATCCACGGCATGTTTGCTTCCGGCGGCGCGCTCCTGGTCGTTTACCTGGCGTCGGCCTTCCGGGATAAAAATTCCTTCCGTGCCAATGTGGCTTCTGTCTGGACCGTGCTGAACCTTGTCCTCATGTTCACAGACTATGAAAAGGGGTTGTACAATACGGAATTTTTTGAACTTCTGGGCATCGGCGTGATTCCTCTCGTCATTGCAGTCTATCTGGGAAATAAAATCCACAGCATGATCAACCAGCAGATGTTCAACCGCCTGACCTACGGGCTCCTCCTGGCGGCAGGTTCCATGATCCTTGTGTAA
- a CDS encoding polyamine ABC transporter substrate-binding protein, whose translation MKKFFSLFLAGACLAAAGCGSAPDSNTKSGGDTQVLNLYSWADNFSPDVLSDFEKKYNCKVNYDVFANNEELLAKIQAGGSEYDVIQPSDYMVATMIKLDLLEKLDKSKIKNTENMLPALQNPPYDPSGDYSVVYTWGVTGIAYNTKYIKDTPSSWNDLWKDEYKGRVILLNDNREVIGMGLKKNGHSVNSKDPNEVTQAVDQLRKLTPNLLAFDTDTIKQKFIAEEAWIGTMWSGDASFTHKDNPDIAFIIPKEGAVIWADTFAIPKGAKHKELAEAFINYLYDPQVSAKNYEYIGYNDPNAKAETYHSEEYNRDPMLKAARDYISRGEWIEDIGEALTMYDRVWTELKIGK comes from the coding sequence ATGAAAAAATTCTTTTCCCTTTTCCTCGCAGGCGCATGCCTTGCCGCTGCCGGCTGCGGATCCGCCCCTGACAGTAATACGAAAAGCGGGGGAGACACGCAAGTCCTGAACCTGTACAGCTGGGCGGACAACTTTTCTCCCGACGTCCTTTCGGATTTCGAAAAGAAATACAACTGCAAAGTCAACTACGACGTTTTTGCGAACAATGAAGAACTCCTCGCGAAAATACAGGCAGGCGGTTCGGAGTATGATGTCATCCAGCCGTCAGACTACATGGTAGCCACCATGATCAAGCTGGATCTCCTCGAAAAACTGGATAAAAGTAAAATAAAGAATACGGAAAATATGCTTCCCGCCCTGCAGAATCCTCCCTATGACCCTTCAGGCGATTATTCTGTCGTCTATACCTGGGGTGTCACGGGCATCGCTTACAATACAAAATACATCAAAGATACGCCCAGCTCATGGAATGATTTGTGGAAAGACGAATACAAAGGCCGTGTCATCCTGCTCAACGACAACCGTGAAGTCATCGGCATGGGACTCAAGAAAAACGGGCATTCCGTAAACTCGAAAGATCCAAACGAAGTCACACAGGCCGTCGATCAACTCCGTAAACTGACACCCAACCTTCTCGCCTTTGACACCGACACCATCAAGCAGAAATTCATCGCCGAAGAAGCCTGGATCGGCACCATGTGGTCCGGCGATGCTTCTTTTACCCACAAGGATAATCCAGACATTGCCTTCATTATTCCCAAAGAAGGCGCCGTCATATGGGCGGACACCTTTGCCATCCCCAAAGGAGCGAAACACAAAGAACTGGCGGAAGCTTTCATCAATTACCTCTATGATCCGCAGGTCAGCGCGAAAAATTACGAATACATCGGCTACAACGACCCCAACGCCAAAGCGGAAACCTATCATTCCGAAGAATATAACAGAGATCCCATGCTGAAAGCCGCCCGCGACTACATTTCCCGCGGTGAATGGATCGAAGACATCGGAGAAGCCCTCACCATGTACGACAGGGTATGGACAGAACTGAAAATAGGGAAATAG
- a CDS encoding DJ-1/PfpI family protein has product MDINFLLFEQFETLDLFGPVEICGRHPDFQLHYISQNGGLVTSTQGVRIDTEPQRNMNTSGVLVIPGGAGTRTLIKEEPFLKNLRRLSEDASFVLSVCTGSALLARCGILEEKRATSNKRAFDWVVSTSDKVHWIRKARWVHDGKFYTSSGISAGMDMTLGFIRDRFGAPAAERIACRMEYIWNKNPDIDFFGT; this is encoded by the coding sequence ATGGATATCAATTTCCTTTTATTTGAGCAGTTTGAAACACTGGATCTCTTCGGTCCGGTCGAAATATGCGGCCGCCATCCCGATTTCCAACTTCACTATATCTCACAAAATGGCGGCCTTGTCACGAGTACGCAGGGTGTAAGAATTGATACGGAACCCCAAAGGAATATGAATACATCAGGTGTACTTGTCATTCCCGGCGGTGCCGGTACACGCACACTGATAAAGGAGGAACCTTTTTTGAAAAATTTACGCCGTCTTTCGGAAGACGCCTCTTTCGTCCTGTCCGTCTGTACCGGTTCCGCCCTTCTTGCCCGATGCGGGATCCTCGAAGAGAAAAGGGCTACCTCCAATAAAAGAGCTTTCGACTGGGTCGTTTCCACATCCGATAAAGTCCATTGGATAAGAAAAGCACGCTGGGTGCACGACGGAAAATTTTATACCTCTTCCGGCATTTCTGCAGGAATGGACATGACGCTCGGCTTTATCCGCGACCGTTTCGGCGCACCTGCCGCAGAACGTATCGCCTGCCGTATGGAATACATATGGAACAAAAATCCCGACATTGATTTCTTTGGTACATAA